One Nitrososphaerota archaeon genomic window, TTTTAATTCAAGAATTGTTGGAACTCCTGAAGAATGTATTGAAAAAATAAAGGAATATATTAAACTTGGAGTGAGTTATTTCATTTTATATTTTCCATATATGATAGAGAATGATTCACATATTTTATTTGCTAAAGAAGTTATTCCAAAGTTTAAATGAGTTAAAAATATCATGACATTATACTCCAAGTAAATATAGAAGCTAAACTTGAGAGGAATATTAAAAGTTGTATTATCGTAATTATTAAAGCCTTTCCTTCATCAACTTTAAAGAAAGATTTTGCTGAAAGCCATGTATAATAATAACTCCATCCATTTATTAAAAAAACTATAAACCCTCCTAATGCTCCTAAAAGGCTCCAAGGAATAATGTTTAAGATTAATGGGGTGGAGGCGAACGCAAAACCCATTGCAAGAGGTGTTATTAAAGGAAGATCAATTTTAATTTCTTTTTTAGTTAAATATTGACCAATTATAAATGAAATAACTGTTAATATAGCCCATACGATTACATTGATTATTGGACTAAATATTAATGCGCCTATTATCATTCCAATAATAGCAATAGTTCTAAATGGAAAAAATCCAGTAAATAACCATGGAGAAAAAGTAAGTGAAATAGCAGTACCTATTGCAGAAATAAAAGCAATAATTGCAACATATATAGCGCCAGTAATCAATCCAGGATTTTCAGCCATTATTTCTTCAAGTGATTTTTGTGCTTTTATTGGTTCTAATAAAAGGCTTTTTGCTTTTAAAATCATATAATTGAAATCTATTTTTCCAAAACCTTTTACTTCAAACATAAAAGTACTTCAAAGGAATTAATATATAAACTTTTTT contains:
- a CDS encoding YIP1 family protein, with the protein product MFEVKGFGKIDFNYMILKAKSLLLEPIKAQKSLEEIMAENPGLITGAIYVAIIAFISAIGTAISLTFSPWLFTGFFPFRTIAIIGMIIGALIFSPIINVIVWAILTVISFIIGQYLTKKEIKIDLPLITPLAMGFAFASTPLILNIIPWSLLGALGGFIVFLINGWSYYYTWLSAKSFFKVDEGKALIITIIQLLIFLSSLASIFTWSIMS